The sequence GGCCAGCTGTCGGGCAGCTTCTGCCAGCCAACTTCAAGATCGGCCAGAGGCGCTCCGGCCGGGAGAGTTAAGCGGATGCTTATGTTTTGCGGCCGGCCCGGGCCGGGAATGACGCCGGTCATGACGGCCGTGACGTCGAGAGGACTCCGGCGGATCGACAGCGCCATGCCGGCGGGGAGGGCCGAGGCGTATGCGCTCTCGCGGGGCATCTCATAGGCGGCGAAGAGGAACCGATGCGCGACATACTCGGGATAGAGCGATTTGGCCAGCCAGGCGGCGATATCCGGATAACCGAACCGCTCGTAGAAGTATTGCCCGAACCCCTGCGGCGCGGCGGAGTCGATCAGCTCGCGACCCGAGCGCTTGTCGATCAGGCTGGCGATGCGGCCGCGCGCCGCGTCCAACGCGGCCCGAAAATAGGGGCTCTCGATAACGCCGTTCGCTTCATCCGCTGACGTCGACGCCGCGGCCGCGACCTCGGGGGAAGCGACAAATGTCCGATAGCCCAGCGGGGGGATGTCCCTGGCCAGGAATCGGGTTACGGGGGCCGCGTCTTCGATGGCCGGATATTCCCGGGATATCGGCACGGCCGGCCCGCCGTCGGCCGGCCGAAGCGATTCGAACTTGGGCAGAATCCGGGTATCCATAACGACCTCGCCGTCGCGCGTCCACGGCAAGGGATTGTAGACGATGAGGCGCGGGCCCTTGACGGCGACGCCGTCGGCCAAAGCAGCGATCGCGTCCGCATAGGGCTCGGCCATGAGCCGCTGGGCGGATCGGATATATTCGGCGTGATCCCGCCACGAATCCTCCATCATCCGGAATTGCGGCGGCAGGCCTTGATCCCACAGGGCGTCCCAGTCGCGGCCGTACGGCAGCCGGATATAATGCTGGTTGGCCAGGCCCCAGGTATGCTCGCTATAAAGAAGGCTGCTTTCGTAAGCCGCCCCGATGGCCGCCGTGAAATCGGGGAGGTGGAGCCCCCAGCCTTTTTCCAACGTCGCCAGGGCTTCCACTCCTCCGATGGCGGGCCGGACGGATTGCGCCAATCGGGTCGCCTCCGGCTGGCTCATCGGGCCGTTGATCCACGTGTCGGGGATGTCGCTCCGCACGACCGGCAGGCGGCTCAAGTCCTCCTTCAGGATCAAGCCGGCGAAATCGTCCATAATGCCGACCGAGGCTTTCAGGCCGAGGCGCCGATAGAAGTCCAAATCGCGGCCCACGGTCTCCGGTTCGGGCGGGCCCTGGTTGTCCCCGGTCATCCGGATCGAGACCCAGCTTTTGTAGGGCCATCCGTCCGGCGGCAGGGCGCCGCTGCCGTAGCCGTTGTTATAGAGCGTCAACAGGCGGGAGCCGTCGGGGCCTTCCCACCAGAACATCGGCGGCAGGCCCAGCGCAAGATTCACCTGCGGCCCGCCCATGTGATAGAACCTGATCCCCGCATGGGTGAAGAGCGTCGGCAGGATCCAGGAATGGCCCGGCACGTCGCTCATCTTGGCGCTGATTGAAAGCGGCCGGCCGTAGCGGCGGGCCAGGGTCGAGGAGATATTCAGGCCGCGCACCAGGTCCTCGATCTCGGCGGTTTCGGTGTGGGTCGTGAAGGGGTAGGCGTGGACAGCCAGGAGTCCGTCGCGGAGCGCCTGCTCGATCTTCCGCCGGCGCTCCGGCGCCTGGCCGGGCCACAATATCTGCTTCATCGGCCAGCCCGAAAGGGTCCAGACGAATTGCCTCTCCTTCGGCTGGCGGCGATTCGCCTCGATGGCTTGCAAAACCCGGTCCGCCATCTCCGTCCGGTACTCGTGGACGACGTCGTGGACGGTCGAAGAATAGCCGATGTCGAAGTGGGTCTTATAAACGATGACGACGGATTCCAGGCCGGCCGGCTTGGACGGCGGGGCAGCCGCGGGGCTTTGCGCGGACCCCAGCGAGCCGAATCCGGCCGAGGCGGCGATGAAGAGGGCTGCGGCAAGCATCGGGAATCTCATGCGGCTCCCATCTGGCCGGGCGGAGCCTCATCGCCTCCAAGCGCGACGGATCGGCCGGGCTCGCGAGCACTATATCGCCCGACGTTCGACGGTGTCAATAAACCCGCTTGATACCCCGGGCAGGACCCCGATTCTGCTATAATCGCGGCGTGACAGCCGCGAAGAAGCCCGCCAAGCCCGAGTCCGCGTTCCGGATCGTCGCCAAGCGCTGCCCGGGGCTTGTCGAGAAGATCAAAACCCTCATCACGGATTCGGAGAAGGCCTTCGCCGGGAACTCGCCCGAGACCGAGGGCAGCTTCCTCTGGGAGCACACCGTCCACGTCGCCTCGCTGGCCTTCCGGCTGGCCGAAGAGGAGCACCGGGATCCCCTGTTGGCCGCGATCACAGCCCTCTTCCATGACGCGGGCAAGTTCGCCGGCGGCCGCTACCATGAAGGCGAGACCGCTGAGGAGGACGTCGCCGCCAGCCTGGCCAAGCCCGTCCTCACCCGCTCCCGCGTTCCCGCGGCGGACCGCGACGCCATCATCGCCGCGCTCGGCTCGCTCTACAAAGAAGGATCTTCCCCGAATCCCCTGGCTGCCATCGTCCACGACGCGGATTTTCTGGCCAAGTTCGGAGCGCTGGGTGTCGCTCAATTCTTCATCAAGTCCACGCTTCGCGGCCGGACCCTGCGCTCGACGATCATGAACTCGCTGAGCAAGGAGCTGACCTACGCCGCCTGCCTGCCGCTGAACATGCGGACGAAGGCGGGGCGGGTCCGAGCGGAAGCCAAAGCCGA is a genomic window of Candidatus Aminicenantes bacterium containing:
- a CDS encoding HD domain-containing protein produces the protein MTAAKKPAKPESAFRIVAKRCPGLVEKIKTLITDSEKAFAGNSPETEGSFLWEHTVHVASLAFRLAEEEHRDPLLAAITALFHDAGKFAGGRYHEGETAEEDVAASLAKPVLTRSRVPAADRDAIIAALGSLYKEGSSPNPLAAIVHDADFLAKFGALGVAQFFIKSTLRGRTLRSTIMNSLSKELTYAACLPLNMRTKAGRVRAEAKAEETLRFYETLLGELGETHGGAFRVKTLSVPHPARRGKPVEIRLVLSAACDACGGPWAVTRSVRAGLKCTRLEARLRCRRCGAGHEIGFCLPEL